The Candidatus Delongbacteria bacterium genome has a window encoding:
- a CDS encoding methyltransferase domain-containing protein, whose product MNNDFYDNLANYYEKIFPVNDEVVNFIIKHVPIGRVLEAGCAKGDLLLKMKNIGYSVFGVDLSQKFIELAKLPDLKNVYCKNLLEINELDILFDSIICFGNTVAHLSSQNELERFFKSSFHSLSEKGILSVQIINYDRILENNIKRLPDIENEDILFEREYNCLEYEKISFNTRLTIKSENKVLENSIILFPFRKANIENLLLKTGFTDFKFFGDFKGSEYDSKSYHLIVNAYKKYL is encoded by the coding sequence ATGAATAATGATTTTTATGATAATTTGGCAAATTATTACGAGAAAATTTTTCCAGTTAATGATGAAGTTGTTAATTTTATTATAAAACACGTTCCAATAGGAAGGGTTTTAGAAGCTGGTTGTGCTAAAGGAGACCTCCTTTTAAAAATGAAAAATATTGGATACTCTGTTTTCGGTGTTGATTTATCTCAAAAATTTATAGAGCTCGCAAAATTACCCGATTTGAAAAATGTATATTGTAAAAATCTATTAGAAATCAATGAGCTTGATATTTTGTTTGACTCGATCATATGTTTTGGGAATACTGTTGCTCACTTATCAAGTCAAAATGAGCTTGAAAGATTTTTCAAATCGTCCTTCCATAGTTTATCTGAAAAAGGAATCTTATCAGTTCAGATTATTAATTATGATAGAATTCTTGAGAACAACATAAAAAGGTTACCTGATATTGAGAATGAGGATATCTTATTCGAAAGAGAATATAATTGCCTAGAATATGAAAAAATATCTTTCAATACAAGATTAACTATAAAAAGTGAAAATAAAGTATTAGAAAATTCTATAATTTTGTTTCCTTTCAGAAAAGCTAATATTGAGAACCTTTTATTGAAGACAGGGTTTACAGATTTTAAGTTTTTTGGAGATTTCAAAGGAAGCGAATACGATTCAAAGAGTTACCATTTGATTGTTAATGCTTATAAAAAATATTTGTAA